A single window of Eucalyptus grandis isolate ANBG69807.140 chromosome 1, ASM1654582v1, whole genome shotgun sequence DNA harbors:
- the LOC120287552 gene encoding LRR receptor kinase SERK2-like: MPGPTKPASVVTASLEEATGEFFKGSLVDGSLAAVKRLGGSNLAGFLTGSEKLFLVYAFTPRGSVANHLGSSRSNLLDRGTTLERSVRMRVANGVAKALAYSHEDCDPKIIHRDIEASNILLDEKYRVALSDFGLAVLMDYE; the protein is encoded by the exons ATGCCCGGCCCTACCAAGCCAGCTTCTGTGGTGACGGCGAGTCTTGAAGAAGCAACTGGGGAATTCTTCAA GGGAAGCTTAGTGGACGGTTCTCTAGCAGCCGTCAAGAGATTGGGAGGAAGCAACCTCGCAGGGTTCCTGACTGGATCTGAAA AACTATTTCTAGTTTATGCGTTTACGCCTCGTGGAAGCGTAGCAAATCACTTGGGATCATCTCGGTCAAATCTTTTAGATCGAGGGACCACCCTGGAACGGTCAGTAAGGATGAGGGTTGCGAACGGAGTTGCCAAGGCGCTCGCTTACTCGCATGAAGACTGCGATCCCAAGATCATCCATCGAGACATTGAAGCTTCGAATATTCTATTGGATGAGAAATACCGAGTGGCTCTCTCAGATTTTGGACTGGCAGTGTTGATGGACTACGAATAA
- the LOC104430204 gene encoding nuclear intron maturase 3, mitochondrial encodes MHSSFRRIASSDVRLSLTPRRRATRRPISTSSPPPDPVEPLTRPQLKPLVLGRYAKNGKFSGLARHVLSSPSVLLAACRNLAAPSPPDAAPPPPPPPSSALLESVSRRFSLSEMGREIAEGRFDVAACCVAMAPSRKKGEPLLLPGLKLKVLIEALRMVLEVVYDERFATFAYGGRVGVGRHTAVRYLKASVQNPSWWFTVTFDRQKFDCARVSKLCKVIEEKIDDSLFVDLIRRLFECQVVSIELGGCYLGRGFPQESGLCAILINIYFNGLDKEIQDLRLQMNKENLKFESNENVSDSTSNVFYKPVKVYAVRYLDEMLFITSGSKILTLDLKNNIVKYIEEKLELKVDRVRTAIHSPTMEKIEFLGMELQAVLPSVLHPPMSEKAMRARKKYLRQKEVKALEMRNARERNRKKLGLKILSHVFKKLKCTNGFKFDIQIENEVNEIFRTWADEVVQDFLGSLEERYNWHRVLSAGNFLSLQRIRDQLPQELVFAYDKFQKEVDKHLSPVKAMKALKEEERREEEEKEQKYAEMTVHDLTRLCIRVDAPIGLVRKAVKMAGFTNNMGRPRPIKLLIALDDADIIKWYAGVGKRWLDYFCCCHNFKMVKTVVTYHLRFSCILTLAEKHESTKLEAIRHYSKDLKVLDACENEMFYFPTEKEVKMMGDRNLSDPKPVDGVLTLALIRLAFDCKPLHSCIAHFCDRTDVVFYRIRLLQNRLNVNPLNEEKWISGLGVIHESLNRKCLPVCPVHIDDLYMGKITLQNIDVGSFVDVDDL; translated from the coding sequence ATGCATTCGAGCTTTCGAAGGATCGCCTCCTCCGACGTCCGCCTCTCCCTGACCCCCCGCCGCCGCGCCACCCGCAGGCCCATCTCCACCTCATCGCCGCCCCCGGACCCCGTGGAGCCCTTAACGCGGCCGCAGCTCAAACCCCTCGTCCTCGGCCGCTACGCCAAGAATGGCAAGTTCtccggcctcgcccgccacgtcCTGTCTTCCCCCTCCGTCCTCCTCGCCGCCTGCCGGAACCTCGCCGCCCCAAGCCCTCCCGACGcggctcctccgcctccgcctccgccttccTCTGCTCTGCTCGAGTCCGTGTCGAGGCGCTTCTCGCTCTCCGAAATGGGCCGCGAGATCGCCGAGGGCCGGTTCGACGTCGCGGCGTGCTGCGTCGCGATGGCGCCCTCGAGAAAGAAAGGTGAGCCCCTGCTCCTGCCCGGCTTGAAACTGAAGGTCTTGATCGAGGCCCTCAGGATGGTTCTGGAGGTCGTATATGACGAGAGGTTCGCGACTTTCGCTTACGGCGGGCGTGTCGGCGTGGGGCGCCACACGGCTGTGCGATACTTGAAAGCCTCTGTGCAGAATCCCAGCTGGTGGTTCACTGTGACATTCGACAGGCAGAAGTTTGACTGTGCACGTGTGAGCAAACTGTGTAAGGTCATTGAAGAGAAAATCGACGATTCTCTTTTCGTTGATTTGATAAGGAGGCTGTTTGAGTGCCAAGTCGTGAGCATTGAATTGGGCGGGTGCTATTTGGGGAGAGGGTTTCCTCAAGAGAGTGGCCTGTGTGCAATTTTGATTAACATATACTTCAATGGACTCGACAAGGAAATTCAGGATTTAAGGCTTCAAATGAATAAAGAGAATCTTAAGTTTGAGTCtaatgaaaatgtttcggaTTCAACATCGAATGTGTTTTACAAGCCCGTGAAGGTGTACGCAGTTAGGTACCTGGATGAGATGCTCTTTATAACCTCagggtcaaaaattttgactcTGGATTTGAAGAACAACATTGTGAAATATATAGAAGAGAAGCTGGAATTGAAGGTAGATAGAGTGAGAACTGCAATTCACAGCCCTACGATGGAAAAGATTGAGTTCTTAGGGATGGAACTTCAGGCAGTCCTGCCTTCTGTTTTGCATCCCCCAATGTCAGAAAAAGCCATGAGGGCTAGGAAGAAGTACCTAAGGCAGAAGGAAGTGAAAGCTTTAGAAATGAGAAATGCTAGGGAAAGGAATAGGAAGAAACTGGGATTGAAGATTTTGAGTCATGTTTTCAAGAAGTTGAAGTGcacaaatgggttcaaatttgACATTCAAATTGAGAATGAGGTCAACGAGATTTTCAGAACATGGGCAGATGAAGTGGTGCAGGACTTCTTAGGATCTCTGGAGGAGCGGTATAATTGGCATCGGGTGCTCTCAGCTGgaaatttcctttctttacaACGCATAAGAGACCAATTGCCACAGGAACTTGTCTTTGCTTATGACAAGTTCCAAAAGGAAGTAGATAAGCACTTGTCTCCGGTCAAAGCTATGAAGGCattaaaggaagaagaaaggagagaagaagaagaaaaggaacagaAGTATGCAGAGATGACAGTTCATGATTTGACGAGATTGTGTATTAGAGTTGATGCACCCATTGGACTTGTTCGGAAGGCAGTTAAAATGGCTGGATTTACAAACAACATGGGTCGTCCTAGACCAATAAAGCTACTCATTGCTCTAGACGATGCTGATATCATCAAATGGTATGCAGGTGTAGGGAAAAGATGGCTTGACTATTTCTGTTGCTGCCACAACTTCAAGATGGTAAAAACAGTTGTAACTTATCACCTGAGGTTCTCTTGCATTTTAACTTTAGCAGAGAAGCATGAATCGACCAAACTTGAAGCAATTAGGCATTACTCCAAGGATTTAAAAGTCTTGGATGCATGTGAAAATGAAATGTTCTACTTTCCCACAGAAAAAGAGGTTAAGATGATGGGAGATAGAAACCTTTCAGATCCAAAGCCTGTTGATGGGGTTCTAACTTTGGCGCTGATTAGATTGGCTTTCGATTGTAAGCCACTTCATTCCTGTATTGCACATTTCTGTGACCGAACCGATGTAGTTTTTTATCGGATACGATTACTCCAAAACAGATTAAATGTAAACCCACTGAACGAGGAGAAGTGGATCTCAGGGTTGGGTGTTATCCATGAGAGTTTGAATCGCAAGTGCCTTCCTGTCTGTCCTGTCCATATAGATGACTTGTACATGGGAAAAATCACACTTCAAAACATTGATGTTGGTTCATTTGTGGATGTGGATGATCTATGA
- the LOC104430205 gene encoding BRASSINOSTEROID INSENSITIVE 1-associated receptor kinase 1 — MVFKFYTIDFTEDVDVSTLFAPPTPPPSSTICLPLGKSFTRTMAVAGRAAEGVSCGFTAPAVEVSCWRPKTSSDDSNLQLLHPQVQLRKFTYQELKVATGNFSKENVLGEGGFGTVYRGILLDGSAVAIKIYSRASGHAEVQACAEVQVGSMARHRNLIQLLGFCDSMEPQKPVKKRKARSQPVE; from the coding sequence atggttttcaaattttacacCATCGACTTCACCGAGGATGTCGATGTTTCCACTCTGTTTGCTCCGCCTACTCCTCCTCCGTCGTCCACCATTTGCCTTCCACTTGGCAAGAGCTTCACCCGAACCATGGCTGTCGCAGGCAGAGCCGCTGAAGGCGTTTCTTGCGGGTTCACTGCCCCTGCCGTCGAGGTTTCTTGCTGGAGGCCAAAGACATCATCCGACGACTCGAATCTCCAATTACTTCATCCCCAGGTACAGCTTCGAAAATTTACATACCAGGAGCTGAAAGTCGCGACTGGCAATTTCAGCAAAGAGAATGTTTTGGGAGAAGGTGGGTTTGGTACGGTCTACAGAGGAATTTTGCTTGATGGATCTGCGGtggcaataaaaatatattccCGAGCATCTGGCCATGCTGAAGTGCAAGCTTGTGCTGAAGTGCAGGTTGGGAGTATGGCCAGGCACCGGAATCTGATCCAACTGCTCGGCTTTTGCGATTCAATGGAACCGCAAAAACCtgtcaagaaaagaaaggcaaggTCACAACCGGTAGAGTAA
- the LOC104425354 gene encoding BRASSINOSTEROID INSENSITIVE 1-associated receptor kinase 1 — MDSHLRECSALQPPLDWPTRMHIALGVARGISYLHEDCSLQIIHRDIKPSNILLDENFEPLIGDFGMAKLVNHEDWKQQIQESKSARAPHQMAALDRSEKLYSTNVIGGTFAYLPPEYLMHGYFSAKNDVFAFGVVLLELISGSRIDFGQPLDRKRFRDFTGVKDIGEHNKLGCLIDPNLRGDYDEKEAEKLVKLALLCVQESPTKRPTMSEAVQILKGSSLNDRWESEKAEMLLTFPLGESLLDSEELSGRTLADSASHLDPEVLSGPR, encoded by the coding sequence ATGGATTCCCACTTGAGGGAGTGCTCTGCTTTGCAACCCCCTCTCGATTGGCCTACCCGGATGCACATTGCCTTAGGAGTGGCGAGAGGGATCTCGTATCTTCACGAGGATTGCAGTCTTCAGATAATTCACCGAGACATAAAGCCTTCGAACATTTTGTTGGATGAGAACTTCGAACCTCTCATTGGGGACTTCGGCATGGCAAAATTGGTGAACCATGAAGATTGGAAGCAGCAGATCCAGGAGTCGAAAAGCGCCAGGGCACCGCACCAGATGGCTGCTCTGGATAGATCGGAAAAGTTATACAGTACCAATGTAATAGGTGGTACATTTGCATATCTCCCTCCAGAGTACTTGATGCACGGTTATTTCTCAGCAAAGAATGATGTCTTCGCATTTGGGGTGGTACTCCTCGAGCTCATCTCTGGTTCAAGGATTGATTTTGGGCAGCCTCTAGACAGAAAAAGATTCCGTGATTTTACGGGGGTGAAAGACATTGGGGAACATAACAAGTTGGGATGTCTGATCGATCCGAACTTGAGGGGAGACTACGATGAGAAAGAGGCTGAGAAATTAGTCAAACTGGCTCTCTTGTGCGTCCAAGAGTCACCAACAAAACGACCCACAATGTCGGAGGCAGTCCAAATTCTCAAAGGAAGCAGCTTAAATGACAGATGGGAGAGTGAAAAAGCGGAGATGTTACTTACTTTTCCGCTAGGAGAATCTCTTCTTGATTCAGAGGAGCTATCAGGACGCACCCTCGCCGACTCTGCATCTCATCTTGATCCAGAGGTGCTATCAGGACCGAGATGA